The sequence CCTGACCCCACCTGGGGTGGGtagggagaagggggtgaaaaCTTCAAAATTAGAGTTTGCGGGGTTAGAGACAGCAAACTGTTCAGAAGAGGTCTCTGGCCGCCACCAGTCCTGCTTGGCTTTCCTTCAAAAGAGGCTTGGGCTCGGCGGGCGCACTGCTTCTGTGTCTCCTGGCCTCCTTCCCTTCACGTCTCCTCTGGACTCTCCACTAGTCCCACCAGCCcttctattttattcctttctttcccccactCCCTATCCCACTCATCTTTCAGAGATGGGGTGTAGCCTCCAGGTACGCCTTGATGAGGATCCCCGCGCGCTGATCCCTacaaccccaccccccacctcccgcgCGCCGGGTTCGGAGGAGGGGCACCCGCGTTGGCTGGCAGGGGAAAGACGCCACTGTGATTTGGGGCACCGCGACCCCGCGACAGAGTGCAGCAGGAGCCAGGGTGGGGAGGCCGGGCTGCCCCGTGAGGTCGGTTGCTCTGCATTGGCTTTCACTCCGGAGTAACACGACGGTCTGCTTCACTTTTATCCAGTTTCCAAGTTTTTGGTGGAGGTGGTTGGGTGCAGGGTGGATAGAGGAGGGACTGGGTATTGGGGAAGGTGGATCTTAAACTGTACAGAGACAGCTAAGCCAGAGcccaggggaagggagggacCGAAACGGGAGACAGAGGCTCAGGGACAAAGAAGAACGCTACCGCCTGGACCAAGCCCGAATTCTAGACTCGTGGAGAGCGCGGCGGGATGACTGTAAGCGAGCAGGAGGCTAGAACCCAGAGGGCTGCGGGGGAAGGAATCCTCGGGCCTCGACGTGGCACACTCCTGATACTCAGGTTGGGTCCTCGACAGTAAGGGTCAGACAGACCCGAGGGTCCACCAGGAGGGCCCAGACCGGCCGGGCAGCCTCAGTGCTCTCGAAGAAGGCCAGAGTGCGCGCGCGAAGGAGGGAGCTGACGGATAGGATCAGTGGCACCGGGAGAGTCCACTGCGTGTGTCCGGCTCTGGCCGCCAGGAGCCTGAGCCATAGTCTGCATAGATCCGAGAAGGCCGACCCAGTGTAGCCTCGAACAGTCCCCCTGCGGAGTCGCGATCTGAGTGCGCTCTGGCTGCAGGAGAACGAGGCAGGGACCCGCAGGGTGCGTGTCCGGAGCGCCCACCTTCGAGCAGGGGCGGGGCGGCGGCTTGGCCCGGACTCTCCTGGGAAACAGCCTAATCGTTTCTGCGGAGAGCAAGCTTCGCGTAGAGGACTGAAGACCGGCTCTTCCAGCATTACAGCTGCTGATCCAAACCTTTCAGTCCCAGTCTTAgttcaaatatattaattttattaaaaataggcGGCCCAGGGTCACACCTCACTCCAGTCTTACCGGGGGCTCAAGAGAACAGAGTTTTCAAAATTGACTGGAGGCAAATATTTTACCTTCTCACACTTAAAAAACCACATCTGGCCGTCGCCGCATGAGCGTGCACACCCGATCCTGGCGTCGGTCTTgcggcggggtggggtggggggaacggGGATCCTGCATAGGCGGCGGCAGGGACACACTCACCCAGTGCGCGTTTCTCCTGCCTTTTGCTGCGCTCGCGCAAAGCCGAAGAGCAGAAGGCGACGCCGGAGGCGGGTCGTGTCTCCGGTTACAGCGAATTCGCGATTTATCCGGCTTCTGCGACCGGGACGGGGTCTCCAGAGCTCATATTTCGGGCCACCCTGTACCCGATAGAGAAGGTGCGCCCAGGTACTGTATAGATGCTTCAGTGCGGTGCGCTCAGGGGTCTCCGTCTGCGCTCGGGGTTGGTTTCTCATCGGACAACCCTGGGGCCCCTCGCAGTGGCGTTTCCGCTTTCGGCCATCCGTCTAATTCGGCCTAGAACCTTCCCGTGCAAGGAGCCGCCTCCAGgcatccctccctgctcctccGACCCCTGACCCCCGGAGCCGGAGCGCGAGTTTCATGGGGGGAGATCAGTGCGGAACTCGGGGCTGAGTCCGAGGACCGAACTGAGGACCTGTGTGTGGCTCTAGAAGAAACTGTCTTGGGCTCCGGCGCACACACAGATTACGTTCCGGGCCGCCTTGGGTTGGGCCGGTTGGGAAGACCCAGCTGGGTCCGAGTGGTCAGTCGAGCCTTCCCGCTGCGGGCCCCGCGATTCGGCGCGTCTTTGCGCACAGTGGCCACTTGGAGTCGCACTTTATGCCTGTTTGAGCCTCTCCTTCTCCGGCTGACGCCGGGATCTGCTTAATCGTTACAAAACGTTCAAACAAAAACAGGGCCGGTTTCCCAGCAGCCGGGAGCCACCCGGAGCACCGTCCTGCACTGGCCTCAGTGCCCAGCATGGAGAACTCAGTGGATTCTCCGCGTTTGGCTGGGGAAAGGGCTTCGGAACCTTTGGACCAGTTCTTCCCCGGCTCCCTTCATCTCGTGCATTTGTGGGTGGGGTGTGCGGGGAACCGAGGCCGATCTCAGGATTCGGCCACCGCACCAGCCAGGAGGGGGACGGCTCCCGCTTGGCCTCGAGGAGGGTCCCCTGAGACTGAGTTGGATTTGAACACAACTCTTGGAGTCCCAACCCCGCCACCCCAACACACAAATATGCGCAGACCTGCAGAAACACAGCCACGCACTGCACACACGCGGCCGCTCGGCACACGGAGCATCTCCTACCGAGCAGGGGACGCTTGGGAACAATGGACTCGAGAGGTGTTGTCCTGGCGCTCATTCTGAGCTTCTGGGGCTTGGGGGACACGGGTTGAGGGAACCAAGGGTAAAGAGGGAGGAGAGCGCGCGAAGGAAGGGGTGGAGGCAGCGGCCcggcctggggcagggagggggcgcgCACCGAAGGCGAGCGGGCGGGGGCCGGGACAccgagagggtggggtgggggctgggcccgGGCCGGCGGTCCCTCTCGGCTTCAGCCCTCCGCCAGGCCTCGGCGGCTCTCCGACTGCTCGCGCTGCCAGTCAGCTGACTCGGGGGGCGGAGGAGCTGTCAGGCGCGCCCCGCCCTGCGCCGCCCGGCCGCGGGGCCCGTGCAGCCATTGGCCAAGGCGCCGGGCTGCCCGGGCCCCCGCGCCCCGGTGACATCAGGGAGGCGATAAAAGGCAGCAGCGGCGCCGGATCCCGCACAGCTGCACCGCCGGGCTGCGAGCGGCTGCGATCCAGAGAGCCCAAGAGCAAGAGAGCTAGAGAGCGAGCCGCGGGCGCTTGCCCGGCGCCTCCCCTCCGCCCGGCCGCGCGCCCCGCTCGCTTCTCCACTCACTCCCGGCCCTGCCCGGCCCCGGCGCGGCCACAGCCCCGAGCTCTGGGGCGGCGCAGGCAGGCTCGGGATTCTCCGGCGCGCCGCCGCGTCCCCAGACAAAGGCTTGGCCGGCGGCCCCGGCCCGCTGCGCCCTCGGCTCCTCGCCTCCCGGGCTCGCCGCTCTTCGCCCCAGCTCCCGGCTCGGCGCGTCCCGGCCGGCAGCAAAGTTtcccgggcggcggcggcggctgcgccTCGCGTCAGCGATGGCCGCGGAGCTGAGCATGGGGCCCGAGCTGCCCACCAGCCCGCTGGCCATGGAGTACGTCAACGACTTCGACCTGCTCAAGTTCGACGTAAAGAAGGAGCCGCTGGGGCGCGCGGAGCGCCCGGGCCGGCCCTGCACGCGCCTGCAGCCAGCCGGCTCGGTGTCGTCCACACCGCTCAGCACGCCGTGCAGCTCGGTGCCCTCGTCGCCCAGCTTCAGCCCCACCGAACAGAAGACTCACCTTGAGGACCTGTACTGGATGGCGAGCAACTACCAGCAGATGAACCCCGAGGCGCTCAACCTGACGCCCGAGGACGCGGTGGAGGCGCTCATAGGCTCGCACCCAGTGCCCCAGCCGTTGCAGAGCTTCGACGGCTTCCGCGGCgcgcaccatcaccatcaccaccaccacccacatcCGCACCACGCGTACCCCGGCCCCGGAGTGGCTCACGAAGAGCTGGGCCCGCACGCGCACccgcaccatcaccaccaccaccaagcgtCGCCGCCGCCGTCCAGCGCGGCCAGTCCCGCGCAGCAGCTGCCCACTAGCCACCCTGGGCCTGGCCCGCACGCGGCGGCCGCGGCGACGGCGGCTGGTGGTAGCGGCAGCGTGGAGGACCGCTTCTCCGACGACCAGCTCGTGTCCATGTCCGTGCGCGAGCTGAACCGCCACCTGCGGGGCTTCACCAAGGACGAGGTGATCCGCCTGAAGCAGAAGCGGCGGACCCTGAAGAACCGGGGCTACGCCCAGTCGTGCAGGTATAAACGCGTCCAGCAGAAACACCACCTGGAGAATGAGAAGACGCAGCTCATTCAGCAGGTGGAGCAGCTTAAGCAGGAGGTGTCCCGGCTGGCCCGCGAAAGAGACGCCTACAAGGTCAAGTGCGAGAAACTCGCCAACTCCGGCTTCAGGGAGGCGGGCTCCACCAGCGACAGCCCCTCCTCTCCCGAGTTCTTTCTGTGAGTCGTGGCCGCTCCCGGCCCCCGCCCTTGCCCTGGCCCGGACTCCCCCGTCCCGTATCCCTAGCCCCGGACTCCCCCGGACCCTGTCCCTGCCACGGCCCTAGCCTTGACCTGTTCGACTGGAGGGAGGAAGGGCGCGCGGGACGCGGGCGACGGGAGGGCGCGCGGGCAGGCAGGGGACCTTGGCCAAATCGAGCGCGGCGCGCGCCAGCGCCGCCTCCTAGACTCGATCAGAGCCAGAGAGAGGCAAGGGGGTGGGAAGTCCCAGAGCAACTTTTCTCCAGGCTGGAGGGCGGCAAGGCATAGTCGCGAGGAGTCGCCAAGGCCGTCTGGAGACTCCTGGCTTCCTGAACTTTTGCGCGTTAAGCCGGGGCAGCTGCCTCGCAGTCCGGAGCGTAATCCAGCCCAGCAACAGAGCAGcgaggagaggaaaggagaagggacCCTGGCGGCCCGTTCCGGCAGGCGCGAGGCGAGGCTGAGCGAAGGAAGGACAGAGGCGGACCTCTCTGTTCAGGGTCCGGAGAACACTGGCTTTCAGCCCCGAGACGCGGGCCTCAGTTAGGACGTTCTGCGCGCAAATCTCATCAATTTTATTGCCTGCTCgattatatagaaaaaaaatacgaaaatctgcattaaaaatattaatcctGCATGCTGGACATGTATGgtaataatttctattttgtaccatttttcttgtTTAACTTTAGCATGTTGTTGATCATGGATCATAACCCCCTTGTTTTCTTTGGGTGAGAAGGATCGCAGTTCGGAAACTCCGGCGGGCGGCCGCTTGTCCGGTTGCAGTCTATCGGCTGTCGGCTTGTAAATACCCGCCCCGCCAAACCGCTTAGAGGACGTGGCAGCAAGTGGAGTGTCTTTGTTTGGGTTTAttatggcattttttttcttttgtaagtaaaaaaaaagttctgggtATTTGCTTCAGAAAACAACTTTGTCTTGGGGCACCCTTGGAAGTTGCAtgttttctccccctcccccaccccctttggTCCTCTCTTTCTCCgagtttgttttcaattttgtttttgatGGGAGAAAGAGGACTGGGGTCCCAGTTCCTGAGTGCCAGGGCAGGGCAGTTACTGAGTACCAGTGTGTGCAGAGTTTTACACTCGGGAGGCACAGGAGTGCCCTCCTGTCAGCTGGTCTTAGGGCTCAATTGACACCCCtaacaagaaaaggaaggaaagcaggTCTTGTTTGCTTTTTAGTGCAACCAGAATCACTCCCAGGGTCCCCACGAAACCCTCCAGGCCGGCACTCATTGCTGGGGCCAAAGAGCTCCTAGGGCTATCGGCTTCACCAGCCCGGACAGCCCAACTTATGTTGAACCTACTGCCACACTCAGAAAGTACCAGAAACCCCAACATTGGCAAGACATTTTGCAACTTTCAAGTGCGTTCTTTAGATCTATATGTTACGTGTGTTTTCTTTCCCTGCTTTGGAGATGGCGGGCGAGTTATTGGTGGTgttaccccctcccccaccccttcagTTGTATAGTAGTTATAGGGAAGATCTGGGTGTTTTTCTTTACTAttactttttttctcccctgCAGGTCAGTAAGAGGATTTAAGTTGCACTGacaaaaataccaaaatgaaaGCGTATTTTTTAGTTCTCATTTGAAATTGCTGGCGCTGCTGGCCGGATGCATTTTTGAGTTTGTATTAGTTGATAAATTAACAGTAATAACAAGATTGTATGAACCGCATGGTGCTTGCAGTTTTAAATATTGTGGATATTTGTCCTGCATTGGAAACGAGCTTCGGTTTTTACAGATTCAACTGTGTTGAAATCAAATTTGCCACAacagaaattgtttttatttcatgtacAATAAGGGATCAATTTCAAACCCTGCTtatgatatgaaaatattaaaacctaGTCTATTGTAGTTTTATTCAGACTGGTTTCTGTTTTTTGGTTATTAAAATGGTTTCCTATTTTGCTTATTAAAACCATGGAAATGGTGTTTATTTAGAGGATTCTGCGTTCGCCTGACTTTTCTTCTCTTGCCTCTTCAAGAGTTGATCCAATTTGAGGGGCACTCTCACCCCTTCCTTGGCCAGTGGAGAAACAGCCCAAGTCTGGGCAGACCTCTCTgttgagtgtgtgagtgtgtgtgtacctgAGCCTTAAATGTGTTTTCTGCTTCTCACCCTAGGTATAGACACCGGTCAGGAGCCGGTGTTCGTGAGCAGAGAGGGGGCACATGCCACTTTGGCGGAGCTGTCAGGCTTGGGCACCAGGATTGGCCTGCTAGCCTGCTGGTTCTGAGGTTGGCCAAAACCAGGAAGCTGGGAGTTGTCACCCTGATGGGGAAACAGGGTATTTCTGGCAATCAGGCTCGCCGGCCCTGCCGTGTCCAGCCTGGTGCATCGGCTGGGGGCAACCAGAATTGCTCTAGAATGCCTGCTCTGAGTGGAGGCCCAGCCCCTTCTCCGCGCAAGGCCTGTGGAAGCAAGTGGAATCTAGTATGAGGTCTTGGGGTGGAAGACCCTTCAGACAGGAAGCCTGTCCCTGCAAACCTGTTTGCTGCCACTTGGGCCTGGAGTGGTCAGCCCCCAGAAGGATCGAAACAGGATTTCAATGACTCCCTAAACCAGGGGTTGGAGGGGGTTGGGGCATCATTCTAGGCCAGCAACTCTGACCCTAAGTCCTTGACTGGGAGGTGGTCCCAGAACCTGTCCTTACCCAGACTCTTAGAGAAGGCAAGGTCACCTGCCTAGGCTGTCCCGAGCCCCTCTCAGCCATCTTAGAACCCCATCTATAATTCTGGGTAGGAACCACCGCCCTCCCACCACCTCCAGAAGAATTCTCTTGCTGCTTCGGCAACAGCAGGTTCCAAGGGATTTCTGATCTCCTTAGACACAGCATCTGCAATTCGGAAGACTCAGCCTTCTAGTCTCGGGTCCTAAGGTGGAGCTTTAGTACTTGAATGGGGAGACACAGGAATCCCAGAAAGTAGAACCCCAGCCACGGACTAGAGCTGGAAAGAGCcaaggagaggaaaggggagggtgAAACTACCAGGGAATAGATTTTGGCCCAGTCCCTGGAGACCTGGGATTGGTGGCCAGGGTATAAGAAGGGCAAAAATCCCTACAGTAAGGATGCAAATACCAGCAGTAATTTACATTTAGCAGTGCTGTGGTGTTGTTTAGTAGGAGAGAAGTCGAAGATCCTAGCTCGGGTTAAATTCCAAGGCCCAGTTCATTCACCAACCTAAAGAGGTACATGGCAGGGAAGGCTTTGGCTGAGGGGAGAATGGAAGTCTGGCAGTGGGGTGACTGCCCGCGTGCGCTCAGCAGAAGGAGCAAGGGGCTATGATTAGTTGGGTAACTGTGTGCACAAGTGCACATACACAGAGTAAGAGTGTGCCCCACTTGGACAAGCGTACCCACTTGTCCCTTTAGGTCTGGCAGGTGGAGTTCTGGAAGAAACCAGGAAAGGCGTCCCTGTGGGACCAGGGGGGATCCTCAGGACTCCGTGGGGGTGGAGACTTGACTCTCTTTGGAATGGTCCCAAGCAAACTGGCACCCTCCACCTCTAGAGTCACCTGGACTCTGCCAGAAAAGCCTTGGAGGCTGGGGAGGGTTGCAAACTCCAAAGCACCGGTTTTCTTTCCCCAgagcacagacacagacacaaccCAGCGACCGATGTCACCACAGTGCCTCCAGAACAACGCGGTGGCTCAGGCCGGTGTAGAGTGGCCAAGTGCGTCTCTGAGAAGCTGACAGTCCCACGACACAGTCCTAGTGACGCACTGAAGCACAGATACACAGACACCCCATCTCGCATCCACACTGATGCCGTCGCAGACATTGTAACTCCCTGCGCCACCCATCATTGGAGCACCTACCCGCCCGGGCGCACGCAGGCGAAAGCCGGGCAGAGCGGGCAGCGTGCGGGAGGAGCGCGGGACCTCGGGAGGCTCCAGGGCGGGCTCGTCCAGCAGGCAAGTCCCGGCCCGCCGCCTCGACGCAGACCCGGCGCCCAGATGCTCTGGGAAAGCGACCGGTTCCCGACGTCCTTCGGCTCGTCCCTCCCCGGCGGCGCTTTGCGGACCGGAGGCTCCTTGCGGTTCCCACCACTCCCCGCCGCCTGCGGGCTCCTCGCGACCCTCCGAGGCccgggaaggaaaaaaaaaaaaaaaaatcctccccaCGCCGGCAGTCCTCCACGCCAGCACGGGTCCCACGCAGACAGCTGGCGCCTGCCCTTGGGGACAGACGCAGAGACAGACACGCGGGCCTCGCGACGGTGGCTCCGCTGCAGCCCGCGcccggggctgggggaggcccCGGGCGGGTCGGGCGCGTCGTTCGCGCGGGTCCCCTCTTGCGACCCCCGAATCTAGCGGGTTCGAGGGAGACTGTGCTGGTTGTACGGGCCGCCGCCGCCACCTTCCTAGAGGCCGATCGGGGAAGGCGCCCGGCGGTTTCCGGGAGTCCTCCCCGCACCGGCTCTCCCCGACAGCCTCCTGCGTCCTTACTTTCTTTGCCATGTTCCTTTCCTCACCCCTTCCTGCGGAAATCATCATCTCAGAAAACTTTCTTTCTCCGTTTCCCCTCCCccgtccttttctttctttccccctctgCCTTTTATCCTGGCGCAGCCTGGCAGAGAAGAGCGTTAGCAGCGGGCTCCGAGGTGCCCGGTAAGTGCGGGGAGGAGTGGAGGCCAGAGCCTGGCGTCCCTGAAGCCTCCGCGCAGCGCCTGGAGCGCTGGCCAGCTGCTCTGGCTCCCGCCTGCCTGATCCCGCTACCCGGCCCTTCCCCTCCCTATCTTTCCCAGCGGCTGG comes from Bubalus bubalis isolate 160015118507 breed Murrah chromosome 14, NDDB_SH_1, whole genome shotgun sequence and encodes:
- the MAFB gene encoding transcription factor MafB; this encodes MAAELSMGPELPTSPLAMEYVNDFDLLKFDVKKEPLGRAERPGRPCTRLQPAGSVSSTPLSTPCSSVPSSPSFSPTEQKTHLEDLYWMASNYQQMNPEALNLTPEDAVEALIGSHPVPQPLQSFDGFRGAHHHHHHHHPHPHHAYPGPGVAHEELGPHAHPHHHHHHQASPPPSSAASPAQQLPTSHPGPGPHAAAAATAAGGSGSVEDRFSDDQLVSMSVRELNRHLRGFTKDEVIRLKQKRRTLKNRGYAQSCRYKRVQQKHHLENEKTQLIQQVEQLKQEVSRLARERDAYKVKCEKLANSGFREAGSTSDSPSSPEFFL